A stretch of DNA from Fundulus heteroclitus isolate FHET01 chromosome 22, MU-UCD_Fhet_4.1, whole genome shotgun sequence:
tcttaaCCTTGTTTTTCTCAGTATCCTTCAAAGTCTCAATTCTGAAATGACAGGCAGGTGTGCAGTTGAGCAGTAACCATGCTTTCTTTATGATAACCTGAATGtacattttctgtgtaaataattgtgtatttcacttttactatCCTGCAGCATGCCATGAAGGACAGAGAAAAAAGAGTGAAATTATTTGCCAATGCATTTGTTTGAGAATGGTCCTcttatttttcctgtttgttcacATTGTTTTGCTGGGTGCTGGAGATATTATGGACATTTTGGGTTGCCAGAAGGAATTAAAAGCATTAAGACATTGTTTTGCTTAATGTTCACAATCATCtattttagcaatttttttttttttactatttttgtgtCAACCTAACTTAAATAGGCCGAAGACACTTGacagaaaaacaccaaaaaaatgcataactggaaaatttgcttttattatCGTCTTACACTGTTAACTCAGAGTTTAGAGCACAAAGGTCAGATAAATCCACAAGGACACAAAATGCGAAGGAAGTAGCTTTATTGACTGGTTGCAGGGGGGAACCTTGGGAGATGCTGTGGAGGATGAAAACTGGTGAGTGGTGATCTTAGAATTGGGTTGGAGAAGCATATTGTGATGAAGCAATGTTGATGTCTGTAGTGGAGTAAGGATCAGAGATCTGTTGGAGAGGGACAGGTTGGACTAGGAGATATAAAAGCCAAGGTTCTAGAATGAGGTGCACAAGGAGAATAAAGGGTtagtatgctttttttctaaaaagcaAAATTAACTGCTTGAGGAAGAGATACCATTCAGCATACAATGCTCCCACGCTGACTACTGGTCTGACTCAAGATGGCTTCACACAAATTAAATGCTGTATACCCTCCATTGGAAAATGTGCTGAGCAGCAATCcaaactgtatatatatatataggatgtGCTCAGAAAGCACCACCTTCCTCcccctttatttttaaatatatcgGATCCGCTTTATACTTCCTgtgtctgacttcctgtctggctcatcTAGTTTTTAGAAACcacttttttctttatcatCCCTCAAAAATAGACTTGTTGCCCATTTCTGAAGGACAATGGAGGTGTGTTCTCCGTCATGCCACAGCACCACAGAGTCTGTGGGACCACATTGActagaatggcttttatttggGATGAAATGGAGTACGCACAATATCATATTTATATGATATGATCCATGTTATATGTTGTATTGATGCTTAGCTAATAATCTAAACTAGTTAAAGGACATGAATTCATaaagaccacaactgaataactttatttttagaaaaagataaaactaTACAGTAAggtaagataagaaattccttaaTTATCATaactaccataactatgcagacgacacagctttacatcaccatgtcaccactgaggaaatgcctagaagaaatcaatgcctggatttgcctaaactttcttcaattgaataataacaaaactgaagtaataattgtcaggactcagttagcagggctgtgcagctcTCTGCCAGTCCTGCCATCTTTcctccacaggtgttcgtggttgactggtgggcggagacGCACACCTGCGACTCATCCAGCAGCACCAAAGTGGCCTACAAGAACAGCGCTCGAACAgcgagaggacgccagagtgttttcGTTGCGGTATGCCTAGCAGCCACGACCTCTCGCCAGATTTTCCCCACAACGCTAACTTTGCCTTTGTGTTTCCTAAGGTTACCTTCTTGAGCTCCGAGGTTCCCTTCGTGACTCTCCAGTTCCTCCGTCCTCCTTCCGAGTCGATAACCTCACCTCTGGATCCAAGACTCCCTCCAACATCCTCCGGTTCCTCTCGCTGTTCTGGATCTCGGTACccacggtgctgctcggacctcctCGCCCCGCTCACCAGCAACCCGGACATCTGCCATCAACAACAGAGCTGAGTCCACACACACCATCCTCCCTGGCCGTGTTCTCTCGcacctcgtggtaagcttacgctcACTAGTCTCCTCTCTGAACCCTTACTAGTACTAATCACTCACCTTGCTCCTAGATCGATCCGGTTCCCTGGTCCCGAGCCCCGTCCGAGCCGTCTCCTCCTTCCGCAGATTAGTTCTGCCGTCTTGTGACCCATCTGAGTCAATAAAACCCTTTAACTTCTACCTGTGTAACcgagtgtgtttctgcatgtgggcccgacaccTTAAGGCTAACATGACAATAATCTTTGgacaaatagaggagagatcaaaagttagcacacagcttcagtcgcttcagctaggaaccactaatcaggcccgaaacctgggtgtagtaatggactcagacctgaacctccaaaagcatctaaagacaattaccaGGTTGGCTTTCtgtcacctgaggaacatttccaagattaaaggactgatgtctcagcaggatctggaaaaactaatccatgcgtttatatttagtagaattgattactgtaacgatgttttcacaggtctgcctaaaaagtggatcagacagctgcagctgatccagaacgctgctgcccgcgtcctcactaagactaagaaagtagagcacataaccccagttctaaagtcattacactggctccatgtatctcagagaatagactttaaaatactcctgttagtctataaatccctgaatggcctaGCACCTAAAAAAAACTTATCAGTGTATCAGCCATACAGACAACTAAGGTGTTCTGGCTCATGTAGTTACACACTAAAAgagtaatgaaaaaacaagctaatccaATCTAAGGTTAGTTGTAAAGTGACATAGAATgaaacttatcagaaaggcaaaaagtaaaaataaaaccagtattgcacaattattaataatatggaataatcaggtaaaaacaaaaatattaaagttaaacaTAGAAAAATCAGCAGCAATGCACACAGGGATGTGACAAATatgtgcaatatgcatgattgtacaagcaaCATCTCGGAGTAGCTAAGGCATGTGCAAGGTTACCTTATTAGCTGAGAGACTAATGATAATCAGAAAATGGATTATTACATTTGTTAAACAGAGTAAATACTGCAGCCAATTTACCCAATGATGTCATGTCATCACAAGCAATGTGACAACATTAGGACTGTTCTCTCGCCAGCTCCATCTGCCACCCTCCAGCCACAAGCCACCCTACCCAATCTAGAGGTAGACTTCGGAGTTCCGTCGACACACCTCCCCCAGTTAGGTCTGCCAACTTAATAGTAAGCAGCGCacgttcaattaaattttatttatatagcgccaattcatgaaacatgtcatctcaaggcactttacaaagtcaagttcaatcatattatacagattgggtcagattatacagattgatgcaatcaactggtttccttatataggacattttttaccaaagtcccgacaagcagcattcactcctgttTTAAATACGCCAAATGCTTAAGGGGCAATGTACCACAAAAGTAAAACCTATGTcagtcagaatccttcaaaaatAATGGCAATGTTGAGCTGCATTGTACTTCCATTTTGGGAGAGAGAGTTTGTGTAAAACAGCTCTTCTTCCCTTGCACCTCAACGTATTGGAGCAGCTGGGCTTGTGAAAACAAAGTATAAAGCGTGTGAACCAGCTGTAATGTTTGTAATGTTCCATGAATGCCTTTACTGTCTTGATCCAGCAGTGAAGACAGGAAATCCTGTGTGGTGCCGAAGTAACGTCATTTGGAAATAAATGATCAGCGATGCCATAGATTAGCAGTGAATTAgtccattttaacatttattaggCAATCACAACACCAGCGTTGAATTTAGCACTTCTCTAatagcattctttttttttactccactgtATAGCCAGGTCTATAACAATGGTCGCACATGTGATGTCAGCGCTGCATTATTGGCTGGTGGGTTGTTTCACTGCTTTGGTATGTATTCACACAGTGGAGTACTGCATTGTGCAGCTCGAAGGGGGAGCCCAGACAGAACCCTGTCACTGGGCTATTcctgaagctaataacagctagcaggCAGCAATAAGAGGCAGCAATATCTTAACAGACCCCAGTTTCacagaaacaaagcaaaaacagtgATTGACACAGAACAAGGTGAGTAGCCTGAATGCAACATTTAAGATGACATATAAGTGTGTGATCCTAAAAATGGGTATCAGCAACACACCATTGTGGGGGCAAGGATGACGATACATTGAACCTTGGCGGTTAAAGTCATGTGAGGTGAAGGTGTTGTTTCAAAAATCAATAACTCATAACCAGAGTTTGAACCTTTTGCCCCTCATCCCCTACTGCCATGCCAGTCTCATGACAGTAGGTGatgagaaaaaatattaaactagCTGGTTTCTGTTTGAGTCAGCAAGATGTTATAGTTACACTCATTACAGTTTGTACTTTTTCTGAGAAAGAGTGGGAAAATGCACTGCcttcccaaataaaatccagtagaACTAATTGTTTTCACCCAATTGGTAAACAAAAACTAACTCTGTATACTTAGTATAACTCCAGCTGTTTTGTTAGGACCTAAAGTGAGACTTTAATGAACATGTAGCATATTTAAACTCACAGGCCCGGTATATAGAGAATTCATCAGAGAAACACCCAAAAGGCCCAACTCTGGTTAGACAATCTGTCAACAACATCACAACTATTAATCatacactccacaaatctgcccTTTAGGTAAAACAGTATGGAAAGAAGAAAGCTATGGTTGAAACAACGTGACAAGAAGTGCTGTTAACCATAATTCCTTTAAGGAACACAGCACACACGTGGAAGCAAGTTGTCTGGTCAGAGGAGATTGAACTTCTGACATGTCTGACATGCAAAATGCAGGTTGTGATTGGAAACAAACACTGTTTATTACTCTGAACATACTGCATTCATGATgaaaacatgatggtggcagcctCATCTGGGAAACTTTTCTTTAGgagggacaggaaagctggtcaaagttgatgggaagatagatGGAGTGCGATACTGACAACTATTGTAAGCAGAATCTGATTTCTTCTCAGGGCTCAAAGCTTAAATTTAAATAAGACCAAATATACAGTGAAacattgaaataatagatgatATTGATGTTGTAAATTATGTTAGTTATGTTATGTATACTAACAACTATCCTCTGAAATGTTTTCCCTAtgtctctgtaatgttttttttctttcctctgtaatgttttcttttcttttatgttcagcactttgaatggtcttgttactgaaaagtgctttacaaataaacttgccttgtcttgccttaCCATTTCAGTTGTCAGCATGGACTGTCACATTTTATTGTTCAGTTGTCAGATAttgccagaagaaaaaaatatttgcaatgcaccctttttaaaaaaaatatatattttttttacaaagtttatACTTGAAGAAAATTGTGAAATGTCAATGTTTCTGCAGTCCTGGAAGGTAGATACTGTATATTACTTAAGGGTGGGGCAGATATTCACCTTCCATCAATACAACCCTAAACACAGCCAGCGATATAACAAGCTGGTGAAATTAATgtccaaacctaaatccaattaagaatctgtggcTAGACTTGAAAATTGACATTTTGCAGATGCGCTTCAATCCAAGCTTGCTGAGCTTGagcttatttgtaaaaagaatgAGCAAAATTTAAATACGTAGCTCATTCTTCACATCTAGAATAAACTTTTCCATATATGGGGGACAACATTTTTCTGTAACTGGTAATGCTTTTGTTATGATAAAAGAAATGCTGATCCACTGGCAGCACCAAAGCAAGGCATCATGTCAATTCAAATTGGTGTTGAAGTTAGTTCAGTAGTTGATGGAACATTAAACCACAGACAAGTCATTCTCAAGTTAGCAACTCAAGATGCCAAGAACAACAGAATACACAATGACACACACCTGAAAAGAATCAAATATGTGCATTATATGCAAAAAATATCATGATTACAGATCAGCAAACTGATCCACTTTTTGCTCCCTTTCTTCACCGTGAACATAATGAGGACTGCTGGATTCTGCTGGAAGGAGGATTGTGTAAGAATTCACCTCTGAGCCAGTTGAAAGGCATCGCCTCAGGTTAGACCACTAATGATTGAAGCTGGGTTACTGCTTTGTTGCAAAGTTTCACACAGGTTGCCTCATTATTAGACTTCTTGTTCACCAGCAGAACTTTGATTTGGTTTTAATGCTATGCATGACATCTTTGTGGCTTTGGGATGAGGTCCTCTAAGACATGTTTTATGGTATTTccatttaaacagtaaaaatattaaaagggaAATTAGGAATTGTCAAATAAAATCTGTATTTACAGTTAAAGAATTTTCTGACATTGAATAGTTGATTAAGTGCTCTATGAAAAAAATGAGATAAACTGTTTGTGTTACATGTTTGCTTTTGGCTTAAATGTTTACCAACATTCAACAGGAAATATTCCTACTAAGATATTCTGAAGTCTAAAGGGatagtttatatttttgaacTGAGGTTATATGAAGATGTTATGAccagtaaatatattttctgcAGCAGATCTCTCTTATCATAAAACACAGATGATTTTCAGACAATGGTCAGCTAGAGTCAAAAAACTGTTGGCGTAAagcttattttttaaacattttagaaatgccACCATCTTTGCACCAAATCATGGTTGTCAAGTTCAATTACCACCTCTATCTTCAAAATGTActgataaaaatacatttgccttttttGTGTATTATATCACATTACTCACACAGAAATCTTAAGTCCAATTATGCGTGTTTTGAAACAtcacattagaaaaggttgttggaaatggcaaaattcgAAGTAACacaaaattttacaaaaaagttttttacacttccttgaggtggtttttaacttgtttgaaaaatgcaaatgtgctaaagaggagatggaaacacatttgtcgaaTCAATTCTGACATAGAGAATGCATACATCACATGACTGATAAGCTGGCGTCTTCCTGAATGTTCCCATAACACTCGAAAACAGGTCTAGAAGGAACAACAGGTACGTTTGGACCAACAAAGTGACGCGAGCATTTCTCATCggtgaaaaatttaaaatcagcATATTCATTAAAGCCCCACttcattactgatctgtggtccgtACTAGTTAGCAACTACTAtatcctgtttattacagccaacgtCAATGTATGATGACATTAGGCTGTGCATCGCCTGGTTAATTCGCTacaaaccagtagatggaaacatgtctaatgtacattttcttttttgtgatattttaaaagttccctcaaaatgtgcatgagaattggatggaaacacagtTACTGAGTGAATAAGGTACTGAATCGCCTTACAACAGAGGAGATTTTTGTCTTCCACAAGTTGGTTAAATGCATATGTGGCACACGAATTAGTATTTTAGTCAGAAAACCAATCTCAAAACATTGTGTATTGTGATGGACAATTTTTATCTGCTGGTCTTGGATATCTGAAGAAAGGTGACTACACTCTGTGAGCGACCTATTGATTCACATTATGACTGCTATCTCACGGGTCTTTGTTAATTCGTCCCCATGGGGGCCACCTTTTGCTTTGAGTctgctctgtgttttttaaaggagaagtccggtcaacaaggaaaaatcagtggtgATATAATGAATTTAGCggtaatcaataagaaaatgtaagcataaattgtcgtctcgatcactgtgtatgggggcggccattattgcccaaatatgggctacagactgtagccaacatttccaAGAAGagtgtcttcaagatgacatgagagcaagGATTTTCAGTaggtttttctattttataatgtagaatttgcggggaCATTTGTTTACCCGGCCagaggggtggagtgatatGACACACTCAGAAAGAATGCTCACAGTTGCAAATCTCATTTATTTTGCaactttggtcttcttttttttaaagtcgcttgtaaatttcatgagttgcatGTTGCAGTTATTTGggcttatttctgaaagtgaagtcgattgtttgggttttaaactaagtgacgctgaaatatccccccgcctcataacgcactggagctcatcctgacaggatcagagtaaaggcagaaggagccactctgcctgtattttctgcagtttatggttgcaataactgatgataactgctggaaGTAGATTAGGCAGATTACCAtattgagcagagattggttcttcAGACCCAACATCCTAATGCCCTCATTATCATGTCGGGAGACTTCAACAATGTCGCCATGAACAAAGTTCTGCCGACCTTCAAACAGTATGTGAGCTGCCCTACCAGAGAGGACAGGACCCTGGATCTGATGTATGCTAACATTAAAGATGAATACATCTGCACTTCTCTCCCCCCTCTGGGCAGGTCAGATCACAACCTGGTTCACCTCAAACCCTGTTATGTGCCTCTGGTGAAGGGGAAGCCTACAACCACAAGAACTGTGAGGAGGTGGCCGGAGGAGGCTTATGAGGCACTGCAGGCCTGCTTCGAGGTGACTGACTGGCCTGCACTCTGTGAGCCCCACGGGGAGGACGTCGATGGGCCCACAGAGTGCATCACGGACTATatcaacttctgtgtggactgcAATGTTCCAGCTCGGACTGTCACCTGTTACAGTCCTTTTCACATCAGACTTCAACTATTGCACTGagtcctgccaccttcagaagttttctgatgactcagcaatagttggcaactttgtcacttggagtgggctaaaccatctgcagctcaacgtgacaaagactaaggagctattagtggatctgaggaggacaaaaacacctgtgacccctgtttccatccagggttttccctgtagacactgtggaggagtagaAGTACCTGGGAGtatactttaacaataagctggactggaccagAAACACAGAGGCtgtctacaaaaagggccaaagccctgaggaggctgaggtcctttaacatctgcGGGACGCtgttgaggatgttttatgactCTGTTGTTGCTGGCACgctcttctttgctgtcacatgctggggcagtgggctgagggttgctgacaacaacagaccaaacaaactgatcaggagggccggttatgttgtgggggaggaactggacactctgacgaccgtggcagaaaggaggatgctgtc
This window harbors:
- the LOC118557136 gene encoding uncharacterized protein LOC118557136, producing MEGIKHITKTNHDKLQMVNHRLSQQDEKIEEAERYGRRWNLKHFNLPESTNESVEDLRNQVFQIFGQMAPDEKSKLGFLVDTIHRVGRPREDRSPRPLSASPAIFPPQVFVVDWWAETHTCDSSSSTKVAYKNSARTARGRQSVFVAVTFLSSEVPFVTLQFLRPPSESITSPLDPRLPPTSSGSSRCSGSRYPRCCSDLLAPLTSNPDICHQQQS